The Halovulum dunhuangense genome includes the window GCATGGGGGCACTCCGGTGCGGTATGGCGCTGACGGATTAGCAAAGAAAAACCCCCCGCGTCCATCGGGCGCGGGGGGCTTTGTCGGTATTCGGCGAAGTTCAGACCAGCGGTTCGGGTTCCAGCCCCGCATCCTCGCCCGGGCGGCGCTTGGGCCGGCCGGTCTTGGGGATCGCGGCGATCGAGCTTGCCCCACCATCGTCGGGGCTTTCGCCGTCGTCGCCGGCGCCCCGGTTGAGCGGCTCGCCCCGGATCACACGCGTTATCTCTGCGCCGGTCAGCGTCTCGTATTCGAGCAGGCCCTCGGCCAGACGCTTCAGGTCGTCGGCCTTTTCGGTCAGGATGCGCTTGGCGGTCTCGTAGCCCTCGTCCACCAGCTTGCGGACCTCCTGGTCGATCGCCTCCTGGGTGTCCGGCCCGGCATTCACCGAGCCCTGCTGCGGCCCGAGATAGCTGAACTGCTCGTTCGCGTAGTCGATGTTGCCCAGGCTCTCGGACATGCCGAAGCGCGTCACCATCGCACGAGCGATCCGCGTCACCTGCTGGATGTCCGACGCCGCACCGGAGGTCACGTTCTCGGCCCCGAAGGTCAGCTCCTCGGCCACCTTGCCGCCCATCGCCATGGCGATCTGCGACTTGTACTTCGTCTTGGTGACCGACAGCTGATCCCGTTCGGGCAGCGACAGGACCAGACCCAGCGCGCGGCCGCGCGGAATGATGGTCGCCTTGTGGATCGGGTCGTGCTGCGGGACGTTCAGGCCCACGATGGCATGGCCGGCCTCGTGATAGGCGGTCAGGCGACGCTCGTCGTCGGTCATGACCATCGAGCGGCGCTCGGCGCCCATCATCACCTTGTCCTTGGCGTTCTCGAAATCCTCCATGGTCACGAACCGCTTGCCGGTGCGCGCGGCCATGAGCGCGGCCTCGTTCACCAGGTTCGCAAGATCGGCGCCAGAGAAGCCGGGCGTGCCGCGTGCGATGATCCGCATGTCCGCATCCGGGCCAAGCGGCACCTTGCGCGAATGCACGTCGAGGATCTTCTTGCGGCCGTTGATGTCCGGGTTCGTCACCTGCACCTGCCGGTCGAACCGGCCGGGGCGCAGCAGCGCGGGGTCAAGCACGTCGGGGCGGTTGGTGGCGGCCAGCAGGATCACGCCCTCGTTCGCCTCGAAACCGTCCATCTCGACCAGCAGCTGGTTCAGGGTCTGCTCGCGCTCGTCGTTGCCACCGCCATAGCCCGCGCCACGGTGCCGGCCCACGGCGTCGATCTCGTCGATGAAGACGATGCAGGGCGCGTTCTTCTTGGCCTGCTCGAACATGTCGCGCACCCGGCTTGCACCGACGCCCACGAACATCTCCACAAAGTCCGACCCCGAGATGGTGAAGAACGGAACGCCCGCCTCGCCGGCGATGGCGCGCGCAAGCAGCGTCTTGCCGGTACCCGGCGGGCCGACCAGAAGCGCACCCTTGGGGATCTTGCCGCCCAGGCGGCTGAATTTCTGCGGATCGCGCAGGAACTCGACGATCTCTTCCAGTTCTTCCTTGGCTTCGTCGATGCCTGCGACGTCGTCAAACGTCACCTTGCCCGACTTCTCGGTCAGAAGCTTCGCCTTGGACTTGCCGAAGCCCATGGCACCGCCCTTGCCGCCGCCCTGCATGCGGTTCATGAAGAAGATCCACACCCCGATCAGCAGCAGGAAGGGCAACCAGAGCGACAGCGTCGCCATGAAGGTGGACTGCTCCTGCGGAACGACCTGGATGTTCACCCCGGCATTGCGAAGCGCCGGCAGCGGATCAGCGTTGCGCGGCTGGATGGTCTGCAAGGACCGGTTGTCCGCGGTCTGGATGAGAACCTTTTCTCCATCCAGCCGGACGGTGGACACCTGCCCCGCCTCGACCTGATCGAGAAACTCGGAATAGCTGATGTCACGGGCGGACGTCGCCGGTCCGCCATTGCTGAACACGTTGAACAGCGCCAGCATCAGCACGAACACGATCACCCAGAACGCGATGTTTTTGGAATTTCCCACTCGGGCTTCTCCTGTCGATCCGGCGCACAGGGCCGGTCCCTTGGCGTATCTGACTACATAATGGGGGTTACAGAGGTTTCAACGCTCCCGAGCGGAGGCGCGAAAGCCGTCCGGCCCGCGTAGAAGCCAAGCATGGCAGTCTTCGGCGGGCTTTGCAAAGGGTGCGGCAATCAGCGCATCCCCGCGCCGGAACGCGGGGCTCGCCAGAAGGGCCGCACGCGGCCACCCGGTTTCGCGCCAGTCGGGACAGGCCGCAAGGCCTGATGCCCCCAGGGCCGACACCGACAGACCGGCACGATCCGCGCGGGTTGCCCAGCGCCGGTCCCAGATCTCACCCGCTGGCACTGGCTCGGCGCAGCGGGCCCATTCCCGGCAAACCAGGATCTCGTTTCCGCGCCGTGAAATGACGCAGCCCTGAAGGGTGCGGGCCCGCATCGGGCCCGCGGTGAGCGCCGCGTCGAGCGCGCCTAGGGCGTCCAGACGGGGCCGGTAATCGCTGCTCGCGACCCAGCCCAGCGCGCGCGACAGAAGCCGCAGGCGAAGTTCCGGCAGGGCGTCGGCGTAGACCTGCGCGGCGATGCGCACGGCCCCGACCGGCAGGGCCTGGGCGGCCGCGCCGGCCAAGGCATCCGCCGCCGCCTCGAGCGCTGCGCGCGCCCGTGCCATCGCTTGGGCCGTGGCGACAAGGCGATCCGTGGTCAGCCCGAGTTCGGCCAGATGTGGCATGGCGCGGCGGATCCGCACCCGGTCGAAACGCGGATCCTCGTTCGACGGATCGTCGTGCCAGGCGATACCCCGCGCCGTCAGGAAGTCACGCAACGCGCCGCGGGTCGTGCCAAGAAGCGGGCGAAGCCATGTCAGCCCGTGCCCCTGCGCCACCGGCGCCATCGCGGACAGACCGTCCACCCCGGACCCCCGCGCAAGCCTGAGGAGCACCGTCTCCGCCTGGTCCTCACGCGTGTGCCCCAGTGCCACGGCGGCGATGCCACGCTGCCCGGCCCAGGCGGCGACAAGCCCGCGGCGCGCATTGCGGGCAGCGTCCTGAAGATTGCCGCGGCGGTCCCAGCCTTCCCATCGCAGGATCGCATGCTCTACCCCGAGCGCGTGGCAGAGCCGCGCCACGGATGCTGCCTCGAAGGCACTTTCTGGGCGCAGCCCGTGATCGACGGTCACCGCCGCAAGCGTGCGCGCGTTCCGGTTGCACCATTCGGAAAGAAGAACAAGCAGCGCGGTCGAGTCACCGCCGCCGGATACCGCCACCCCCAGCGGCCCGAGCGGGGCCGCCGCAAGCGTGGCGGGATCGAGGGCAGGATCCGCGCCGCCGCTCACCTAGCCGGCGCAGCCAAGGGCACGCCGCTCGCTCTCGGTCTGGGCGCGCAGTTCCGACGCGATGTCGGGATAACGGTTCGTGACCTCGGACAGGGTCAGGCAGGCTTCCTGCTGCCGCCCCAGCCGGCCCAGGCTGACGCCAAGCCGGTAGAGCGCCTCGGGCGCCTTCTCTCCCCGCGGCGAGCCGGAAAAGCTGTCCAGATAGCTGCGTGCCGCGCGGCTCCAGTCGCCTGTCGCGGCCAGCGCCTCGCCCCGCCAGAAGGCGGCTTCCCCGGCGCGGGGGCCGCCCGGATTGTCGGTCAGGTATTGCGCAAAGGCCCTTTCGGCGGCGAAGAAATCGCCCGAACGGTAGCTCTGGAGCGCGGTCTCGAAGGTATCGCCGGCAGGCACGGCCGGTGCGGGCTGCGCCGCTTCGGCCTGCGGCGCGGGGTTCGCCGGCGGCGGTGGGACAGCCGACGGGCTTTCACCGCGCAGCACCGGCCGGGTGCCCCCCGGGGCGGCCGTCTCGGCGGGCGATGTCGCGGGCGGCGCGGTGGGTGCCGCGGGTGCGGCGGCGGGCGGGCTTGCGGGTTCCGCGGGACCGGACCCGAGCGGCCGCGTCTCGCCCAGCGTGCTGAAATCGCCCCCCTCGAGTTCTGTCAGCCGGAACTCGAGATCGCCGATCCTGTTCGTCCCGTCGGTCACGATCTGCTCGATCCGGAAGCGAAGCTCCTCGGTCTGCGCCGTGAGTTGCTGCAACCCCGCCTCGAGCGCGTTGACGCGGTCCAGCACCGGCTGCGGGTTGGCGATGCCCGATACCGCGGGGTTGTTCAGGATCAGCTCCTGCCGCAACCCGTCGATCTCGGCCCGAAGCTGCTCGAGCTCGGACCGGATATCGGCCAGCGTCTGAGGATCGGGCTCGGCCATGGTCAGGCCAAGCCCCGGCTCGATCGTGGTCTGCGCCCAGCCCGGAAACGGCGTTGCGGCAAGCGCCAGGCAGATGGCGGCTGCACGGAATGTCTGCATCATCCCTCTCCTTCGCGCGGCGGGGCCGGACCCTCGGCGCGAACTCCGCGCCTCAGACCCCCAGCCCGCCGGTCACGACCGTAACGGCGCGGCGGTTGCGCGACCAGCAGGACTCGTCCGAACAGACGGCCTCCGGCCGCTCCTTGCCGAAGGGCACGGTCGACAGGCGGCTGTCCGGGATGCCCTTGGTGACCAGGTAGTCGCGCACGGCGCCCGCACGGCGGGCGGACAGGCGGAAGTTGTATTCCCGCGTTCCCTGCTCGTCGGCATGGCCTTCGATGGTGATTGCAAGCTCAGGACGCGCCAGAAGCCAAGCGGCCTGCTGGTCGAGGATCGCACGCGCGGTGCCGTCGAGCGTGCTCTGGTCCACAGCAAACAGGACCCGGTCGCCGATCACCTGGTTGAAATAGGCGATGGAGTTGACCTCGATCGGGCGCCCGTCGGGGCCGATCACGGTGCCGCTCATGGCGCCCGGACCGGTCAGGCTGCCGCCCTGCCCGTTGAACAGGGCATCGGGATCCTCTCCCTGGGAACAGGCGCTGACCGCCAGCGCGGCACACAGCAGAAGAATGCTCGGTTTCATGGCGTACTACCCTTCGATAAGCCTCGTAACGCCCCTTTGCGCCTTGCTGGCGGGGCTTGCGTGCAGATGTATCATGTTTGCGGATCGCCGCATAGCATCGCCGGTTCAGGGCAGCAGCGACGACCAGCTGGGATCAGAGGCGAAGCCGGGCGTCGGAAGCCGCCGAAGATTGCGCCCCGTGATGTCGACCGAATAGAGCCCGGGCCCACCTTCCGACCCCGGAACTTCGCGGAAAAATGCGATGACGCGGCCATTGGGCGCCCAGGTCGCCCCCTCGTCCAGAAAGGACGAGGTGAGCAGCCGCTCTTCCGATCCGTCGGTGCGCATCACACCAATGTGAAACGTGCCGCGCAGGATCTTCGTAAAGGCGATCAGGTCGGCCCGTGGCGACCAGATCGGGGCACCGTAGCGCCCCTCGCCGAAGCTGATGCGCGTCGCCTCGCCGCCCGAAGCCGACATGACATAGATCTGCTGGGTTCCGGCCCGGTCGCTCTCGAACACGATCCGGCTGCCGTCGGGCGAAAAGCTCGGCTCGGTCTCGATCGCGGGGGTGTTGGTCAGTTGCCGGACCTGGCCCGAGGCCAGTTCCATGATGAAGATGTCAGAGTTTCCGCCCTGCCCGGCCGCGAATACCAGCCGCCCGCCATCGGGAGAGAAGCGCGGCGCGCTGGTGAAGCCCTCGCCGCCCGGAAGGGGGCGCTTTTCCAGCGTCCGTGTATCGAGCACATAGACCCGCGGGGTGCCACCCTCGTAGGAGGTATAGACGATCCGGCTGTTGTCCGGCGACCAGCGCGGCGAGAAGACAAGCGAGGCGTCGTCGGTCAGGTAGACGACATTCGCGCCGTCCTGATCCATGACCGCCAGCCGCTTTCGCCGCGCATCCTTGGGGCCGCTTTCCGCCACGAAAGCCACTTTCGTGTCGAAATAGCCCTGCTCGCCGGTCAGTCGGGAATAGACCTGGTCGGACACCTTGTGCGCCATGCGGCGCCAGTCGGCGGGGGTGCCCACGAATTGCTGGCCCTGGCCCAGCTCGCTCTGGGCAAAGACGTCATGCAGACGGAACTTGACGACGATACGCCCGTCCGACGTGGTCGAGGCAGAGCCGGTGATCAGCGCCTGGGCGTTGATCGCGCTCCAGTCGGAATACTGCACCGCCTGGTCGAAGCTGCCGATCCGACCGATATGGGCCGAGGCGGGGATCTCGCGGAACAGGCCCGATCCGGTCAGGTTCGCGGCGATCACCGACGTGATGTCCCGCGCGACCTGTTCCGCGCCGGCATTCTCGGCCACGAAAGCCGGGATCGCGATCGGCAGCGGCTCGATCACGCCCTCGGTGATCTCGATGCGCAGCGGCCCCGAACGGCTCTCCTGCGCTGTGGCGACCGGCGCCATCAGCACGAGCCCAGTTGCCGCAAGCCCCATGACAGAGCCCAGAACGGTGCGAAGGATCGGATTTACCATCGTGCCAGCATTCCCTTCGGGTCGAAGGCAACCTCGAGGTTGCGCCATTGTTCGTACTTGTCGCGCGGTAGATCGTAGCCCTGTCCCTGGCAGCGCAGCAAGGCGCGCCGCGCCGCCTCGTAGGCGATCTCGATTTCGCGGCGGTCCATGCGGGCGGGCTCTATCAGCCGCGGGCTGCCGACGATCTTGCCATCGGGGGCAAGTTCCACCGCCACGACCACCCGCAGGTCGGACGCGCCTTCCAGCCCGGCGGGAACATTCCAGCAGGCCTGCACGGCCAGGCGAAGCGCGTCACGCTCTCCGGCGGTCAGGGGTGGTCCTGCGGGCAGGTCCGCCTGCGGGGCGGCGGCTTCCGGGCTTTGCGCCGGTGCCTCCGGCTGCGGCTCGGATGCGGCCGCCGCCACGGCAGCGGCAATCGCCTCTGCCTCTGCATCGGGACGGGACTCGGGCTCCGGCTCCGGCTCGGGCTCAGGCTCAGGCTCGGGCTCCGGCTCAGGCTCGGGCCTTGCCTGCTGCGCGACAATCTCGCGCTCGGTTTCCGCCTGCTGGGCGGCGATCTGCGCTTCGAAGTCGCGCGGGCGTGCGCGCGGCGCGGTGGAACTGCGCAGCGCGAGCCCCTCCTCCGCCCCGCTTTCGGGCAGCGGGCTTGGCGCGGTGGTCGACGCATCCGGCGCGGCGGATTCCTGCGGCTCGGCCTCGGCGGTCTCGGTTTCCTCGGGGACGGCTTCCGCTGCCTCGACGGGCTGCGGCTGCTGCTCGGCGGGGCGCTGGGGCGGCGGCGGCGCATCCTGCGAGGCGATGCGCGGCGCCTGCGGCGGCGCCGGTGGCGTGGACCGCTCGGGTCCGCGCGGCGCTTCGGTCCGGTCGTCGAAGCCGCTGGTTCCCGGCAGCGCAAGCTGGCTTGGCGCGGGCGCGGGCTCCGACTCGGCGGGGGCGTCAACGTCCACCGCGACCTCGGGCTGGACCAGCCGCTCGATCAGCGCCGACAGGTCCGCCGCGGCATCCCGCTGCGAGGGATCGGCGATCTCTGCCTGTTCGGTCGCGACCGGCGCCTCGTCCGGGCGCGGCGGCGGCGGCGCGACGCCCGCCATGGGCGCGCTCATGCCCTCGGGCAGAGCCTCGGTCACCTCCGGGGCCTGGTCCCGCGGACCGCGCAGCGCGGACGCATCGACGATGGACACCTCCGTCACGCGGCTGACGTCGCGCAGACTGTCATCCTTCCGGGGGACGCCCAGAAGGATCAGCACGATCACCAGAGCGTGCAGTCCAAGGGATATGCTCCATCCGGTGCGCATGGCGGCCAGCGCTACTCCGTTGCCCCGTTCAGGGTGGGGCCGCCGCCATCGGTGACAAGCCCGATGTCACGGAAGCCCGCCGCGTTCAGCGCGCCCATCACTTCCATCACCTCGGAATAGGAGATGGCGCCGTCGGCACGCAGGAAAACCTTGTTGTCGGTCCGCTCGGCGGCAACGGCGGCCAGCAGCGTCACCAACTGATCGCGCGGCACCTCGGAATTCTGAAGCATCACGGTACCGCCCGGGGCCAGTGCGATGGTCAGCGGCTCTTCTTCCGATTGCTCGAGCGGGGTCGCCGCCGTCTCGGGCAGCTCGATGGGTACGCCCACGGTCAGAAGCGGCGCGGCCACCATGAAGATGATGAGCAGCACCAGCATCACGTCGACGAAGGGCGTGACGTTGATCTCGGCAATGGGGCGCGACTTCGAGCGGCGCCCGCGCCGCAAGCCGCCCCCGCCGCGCTGTCCCCCCGAAAGGCTGGCGCCCATGGCTCAGGCCTCCCGCGCTTCGAGTTGGCGGGACAGGATGACCGAGAATTCCTCGGCAAAGCTGTCGTAGCGCGCGCCGATGGCGTCCGCATCCGACGACAGCTTGTTGTAGAACACGACCGCCGGTATCGCCGCCAGCAGGCCGATTGCCGTGGCCAGCAGCGCCTCGGCGATGCCGGGGGCCACGACGGCAAGGTTGGTGCTTTGCTGGATCGCGATTTCCTCGAAGGAATGCTTGATCCCCCAGACGGTGCCGAACAGGCCCACGAAGGGAGAGATGGAGCCGACGGTCGCCAGCACACCCAGGCCACGGGTGATCTCGTCCTGCTCGCGCGCGATGGCGACATTCATGGCGCGGTCGATTCGGGCCTGCGCCCCGGCGATCAGGCCGCCGTCATTGGCGTGGCTGCGCCGCCATTCGCGCATGCCGGCGACAAAGATCTTCTCGGCACCGTCGCGCGGCTCGGCCTCCACCTCGTCGAACACCTCGTCGAGGGGGGTCCCCGACCAGAAGGCATCCTCGAACTCGTCGGCCTCGGCGCGGGCCTTGCGGAAATTGATGTGCTTCTGGACGATGATGGCCCAGGACCAGACAGAGGCGACGACCAGGACGATCATCACCAGCTTGACCGTCACGGTTGCCCGCACGAATAGCGCCCAGAACGAAAAATCGGTCGCGCTGGCGGCGGCCAGGACTTCGGTTTCCATCGATACTGCTCTTGTGCTCTGTTCAAGATGCCGGTCGTGTCCGCCGGCTTGACGGGTAGTCTAGTCGAGTTTGGGCGGCTTGTGTCGAAAATCCGCGTGATTGTCGAGTGTCACGCCGAACCCGCGCCCAGCCCGGCGAGGGCTTGCCGGATTTCGGCGGAAAGCCGCCCGATCCCGCCCGACGCCGTCATGCAGGCGACCGTCACCCGGGCCGAGGCGACAAGCCTGTCGCGCACGCGCAATTCCTGCGCCATCTCGATCGAGGCGCCGCCAATGCGAAGCATCCGCGTAAGCACGCGCAGTTCCTCGCCGAACCGCGCGGGGGAGTGGTAGTCGATCTCGACCCGGCGCACCACGAAGGCCAGTCCCTGCCCCGCCAGCAGTGTGGCCTGGTCGATGCCCGCGGCCGCAACCGCCTCGGACCGGCCCCGCTCCATGAATTTCAGGTGGTTGGCATAGTACATGACGCCCGCCATGTCCGTGTCCTCGTAGTAGACGCGGAAGCGGCACTCATGCGTCATCGGCCAGATCCCCCAGCAGAAGCCTTGCCCGTGCGGCCAGCCGGTGCGCATGGGCCGGCGTCCGGCTGGCGGCGGGCAGGACCGGGTCATAGGCGGCGCGGATCAGGGCGGCCACCTCGGGCCGGACGATCGCCTCCCCCCCTTTCGCCAGGACCGCGACCGGGCTTTCGGCCCTGAAGGCGGTATCCGACCAGAGCAGCATCGACTGCGCCATCTGCGCGACAGCCAGCGTCCGGGCCGAGACGGCCGCCAGATCGGCGTCATAGCGCAGGAAGATCAGGCACAGGCGGATCGCCCCATCCGCGTCGAACCGAAAGGAACGGTACTGGTTCGCCCCGGCCTGCGTCAGCCGGTCCAGAAGCTGCGACAGGTCCGGCACCAGCCGGTCCAGATGCGCCACCCCGTCCAGTTCCGACCAGTCCGACACGAAGAAGATCAGAAGGTTGGCGCCCAATTCTGGATCGGTGTCCACAAGACGCAGATCGCCGAGCGCCGCCACGTCGCGGATCGCGCCTTTCAGCGCGCCGATGGATGCGTCGTCGGTCCCGAAGACCACCGGCGCCAGCGGCCGCGCCCAACGCGCGAACTGGAAACTGCCATCCGACCGGGTGAAAAGGCTCTCTACCTTTTCCGGGGTCATGCCTCGTCCCCGAACAGGCTGTCCTGCTGCGTGGCTGCGCGCGGCACGGGCGCTGCCAGCCCCAGATGCCGCCAGGCCGCGGCCCCCAGCATCCGGCCGCGCGGGGTGCGTTGGACCAGCCCGCATTGCAGCAGGAAGGGCTCGATCACCTCCTCGATGGCGTCGCGCGCCTCGGACAGGGCGGCGGCTATGGTCTCGACCCCGACCGGGCCACCGCCGTAATGCTCGGCAATCAGCATGAGATAGCGCCGGTCCGCCCCGTCGAGGCCGAGGTGATCCACTCCCAGCCGGGTCAAGGCGCGGTCGGCAATCTCTCGCGTGACGCGGCCGTCCCCCTCGACCAGCGCGAAATCGGCGACCCGGCGCAGCAGCCGCCCGGCAATGCGCGGCGTACCGCGCGCGCGGCGCGCGATCTCCTGCGCACCGTCGGGGGTGGCTTCGGCACTCATCAGTCGGGCGGCGCGGCTGACGATCTGGACCAGCTCCGCCTCGGTGTAGAACTCCAGACGCGTGGGAATGCCGAAGCGGTCGCGCAGCGGCGTGGTGAGCAGCCCCAGCCGCGTGGTCGCCCCGACAAGGGTAAAGGGCGGCAGGTCGATCCGCACGGTGCGCGCGGCCGGCCCTTCGCCGATCACCAGGTCCAGCGCGAAATCCTCCATCGCCGGGTAGAGCACTTCCTCGACCACAGGGTTAAGACGGTGGATCTCGTCGATGAAAAGAACGTCGCGCGGTTCCAGATTTGTCAGGATCGCCGCCAGGTCCCCGGCCTTGGCCAGCACCGGGCCGGATGTCATGCGGAAACTTACCCCAAGCTCGCGCGCCATGATCTGCGCCAGCGTCGTCTTGCCCAGGCCCGGCGGGCCGTAGAACAGCGCATGATCCATCGCGGCCTGACGCCGCCGGGCACTTTCGATGAACACGGCAAGGTTCGCGCGCGCCTCGGCCTGGCCCACGAATTCGGACAGGCTTTGCGGGCGCAACGCGCGGTCGGCATCCTCGGGGCGTGGCTCGGGGCGCAGCGTGGGGTCGGGTCCGGTCATGCTCTCATCCCTTCGGCGCCAGCAGCCGCAACGCCGTCCGGATCAGGGCCTGCGTGCCCTCGGCGCCCTCGGACTCGGCGCGGGCGACGGCCGAAGCGGCATCCCCCTGCCCGTAGCCCAGATTGACCAGCGCGGACAAGGCATCGGCCCGCGCATCCGCCAACGTCGCCCCGGCGTCGGGCGCGACGGCCACCGGTGCTGGGGCGGCGGTGCGCGGCTCGGGCGACGCGTCGGGCTGGTCGATCACGCTTGCGGGCGCCGCCCCCTTCGCGCCCAGCGCCATCATCGCCGGGGCCTTGTCCTTCAACTCTAGGATCACGCGCTGCGCGGTCTTTGGGCCGACCCCGGGCGCCTTGCGCACCGCCGCCATGTCGCCCAGCGTGATCGCCCGCGCGATGCCCTCGGGGCCAAGCGTGCCAAGGATGGCCAGCGCGCCGCGCGCGCCGATCCCCTGAACCGAGGTCAGCAGCCGATGCCATTCCTTTTCCGCCAGCGTCAGGAAGCCGAACAGCTGCAACAGGTCCTCGCGCACCACCAGCTCGGTATAGAGCGCCGCGAACGCCCCCGGCCCGGGCAGGGCGGCCAGCGTCCGGTCAGAGCAGTAGACGACGTATCCCACGCCATGCGCCTCGATCAGGACATGGTCGGCGGCGCGGTAGTCGATGCGGCCGGTGACTTTCCCGATCATCGCGCCGCCTCTGCGCGGGCGACGGCCGCCTCTAGCTTGCCTGCGAATTTCGCGTGATGGGCATGGCAAAGTGCTATGGCCAGCGCGTCGGCGGCGTCGCTTCCCGCGATCTCCACCCCCGGCAACTGGATCCGGACCATGTGCTCCACCTGCGCCTTGTCGGCATGACCCACGCCGACAACAACCTTCTTCACCGCGTTGGGCGCGTATTCGGCGACCCGTAGCCCCGCCTGCGCCGGTACCAGCAGGGCGATGCCCCGCGCCTGACCCAGTTTCAGCGTGCCGGCCGCGTCCTTGTTGACGAAGGTCTGCTCGACCGCGGCCTGGTCGGGCGCAAAGCGCAGGATCACTTCCGTCAGCCCCACATGAAGCGCCAGCAGCCGCGCCGCCAGATCGTCGCCCGACGACTGGCAGACACCGTTCGCCACATGGCGCATGCGGCTGCCCGTCACGTCCACAACGCCCCAGCCGGTGCGCCTGAGCCCCGGGTCGATGCCGATTACCCGCATCTGCCGGCCTTTCTGCTCGTTCTTTTCGTTGGTCCGGACGCTAGCACGAAACGGGAACACGGGGAAAGCGAAAGCGAGGGCCTCAGCCGCGGCGCAGCACCAGCGTGACCCATTCGCCAAGATTGATCCGGTCGATCCGGGAAAATCCATGGCCGGCATAGACGCCCTCGACCCGCCGCGCCTGGCGATTGAGGATACCCGACAGGATGGCCACACCGCCGGGGCGGATATGGCGCGCCATGTCCGGGGCAAGCTGCACCAGGGGCCGCGCGAGGATGTTCGCGAACACCAGGTCATAGGGCGCGCGGGTACGCAATGCGGGGTTGCGGAAGCCTGCGCCGCAGACCACCGGCACCGCGGCGCCGATCCGGTTCGCATGCATGTTGGCCACCGCCGTCGCCACCGCGACCGGGTCGATGTCCGAGGCGATGACGTCGCGCTTGAAGGCGCGGCGCGCGGCCATGGCCAGAACGCCCGTGCCACAGCCGATATCGGCGGTGTTGCCCGCGACCATCCCCTGCCGCATCAGCCGGTCCAGCGCCAGAAGGCAGCCACGGGTGGTGCCGTGATGCCCGGTGCCAAAGGCCATGGCCGCCTCGATCTCCAGCCCGATCCGGTTCTCGGGGATGGTGTCGCGGTCATGGCTGCCGAAAACGACGAAGCGCCCTGCCTCCACCGGGGTGAGTTCGCGCCGCACCTGCGCCACCCAGTCGCGATCCTCGACGCGGCTGACCGCGAAGGGCCGCGCGCCGTGCATCGCGGCCATCAGGTCGAGCGCCGCGACATCCGGCTTCTGCGTGAAATAGCCCCCGACCTCCCACAGGCCCGAGCCGTCCTCGATCTCGAAGATGCCGACCCCGGTGGGCGAAGGGGTCATCTCGTCGATGGCATCGGCAAGCGCCGCGGCGCGGTCCTCGCCGGGCAGGCTCGTAAGGGCGGTCCAGGTGGTCATGGGCTTTCTCCTGCGCGGCGCAGGCACCCGCTTAGGCGGGCGCCCGGGCGGCGT containing:
- the ftsH gene encoding ATP-dependent zinc metalloprotease FtsH; translation: MGNSKNIAFWVIVFVLMLALFNVFSNGGPATSARDISYSEFLDQVEAGQVSTVRLDGEKVLIQTADNRSLQTIQPRNADPLPALRNAGVNIQVVPQEQSTFMATLSLWLPFLLLIGVWIFFMNRMQGGGKGGAMGFGKSKAKLLTEKSGKVTFDDVAGIDEAKEELEEIVEFLRDPQKFSRLGGKIPKGALLVGPPGTGKTLLARAIAGEAGVPFFTISGSDFVEMFVGVGASRVRDMFEQAKKNAPCIVFIDEIDAVGRHRGAGYGGGNDEREQTLNQLLVEMDGFEANEGVILLAATNRPDVLDPALLRPGRFDRQVQVTNPDINGRKKILDVHSRKVPLGPDADMRIIARGTPGFSGADLANLVNEAALMAARTGKRFVTMEDFENAKDKVMMGAERRSMVMTDDERRLTAYHEAGHAIVGLNVPQHDPIHKATIIPRGRALGLVLSLPERDQLSVTKTKYKSQIAMAMGGKVAEELTFGAENVTSGAASDIQQVTRIARAMVTRFGMSESLGNIDYANEQFSYLGPQQGSVNAGPDTQEAIDQEVRKLVDEGYETAKRILTEKADDLKRLAEGLLEYETLTGAEITRVIRGEPLNRGAGDDGESPDDGGASSIAAIPKTGRPKRRPGEDAGLEPEPLV
- the tilS gene encoding tRNA lysidine(34) synthetase TilS: MSGGADPALDPATLAAAPLGPLGVAVSGGGDSTALLVLLSEWCNRNARTLAAVTVDHGLRPESAFEAASVARLCHALGVEHAILRWEGWDRRGNLQDAARNARRGLVAAWAGQRGIAAVALGHTREDQAETVLLRLARGSGVDGLSAMAPVAQGHGLTWLRPLLGTTRGALRDFLTARGIAWHDDPSNEDPRFDRVRIRRAMPHLAELGLTTDRLVATAQAMARARAALEAAADALAGAAAQALPVGAVRIAAQVYADALPELRLRLLSRALGWVASSDYRPRLDALGALDAALTAGPMRARTLQGCVISRRGNEILVCREWARCAEPVPAGEIWDRRWATRADRAGLSVSALGASGLAACPDWRETGWPRAALLASPAFRRGDALIAAPFAKPAEDCHAWLLRGPDGFRASARER
- the ybgF gene encoding tol-pal system protein YbgF, yielding MQTFRAAAICLALAATPFPGWAQTTIEPGLGLTMAEPDPQTLADIRSELEQLRAEIDGLRQELILNNPAVSGIANPQPVLDRVNALEAGLQQLTAQTEELRFRIEQIVTDGTNRIGDLEFRLTELEGGDFSTLGETRPLGSGPAEPASPPAAAPAAPTAPPATSPAETAAPGGTRPVLRGESPSAVPPPPANPAPQAEAAQPAPAVPAGDTFETALQSYRSGDFFAAERAFAQYLTDNPGGPRAGEAAFWRGEALAATGDWSRAARSYLDSFSGSPRGEKAPEALYRLGVSLGRLGRQQEACLTLSEVTNRYPDIASELRAQTESERRALGCAG
- a CDS encoding peptidoglycan-associated lipoprotein, with protein sequence MKPSILLLCAALAVSACSQGEDPDALFNGQGGSLTGPGAMSGTVIGPDGRPIEVNSIAYFNQVIGDRVLFAVDQSTLDGTARAILDQQAAWLLARPELAITIEGHADEQGTREYNFRLSARRAGAVRDYLVTKGIPDSRLSTVPFGKERPEAVCSDESCWSRNRRAVTVVTGGLGV
- the tolB gene encoding Tol-Pal system beta propeller repeat protein TolB, which codes for MVNPILRTVLGSVMGLAATGLVLMAPVATAQESRSGPLRIEITEGVIEPLPIAIPAFVAENAGAEQVARDITSVIAANLTGSGLFREIPASAHIGRIGSFDQAVQYSDWSAINAQALITGSASTTSDGRIVVKFRLHDVFAQSELGQGQQFVGTPADWRRMAHKVSDQVYSRLTGEQGYFDTKVAFVAESGPKDARRKRLAVMDQDGANVVYLTDDASLVFSPRWSPDNSRIVYTSYEGGTPRVYVLDTRTLEKRPLPGGEGFTSAPRFSPDGGRLVFAAGQGGNSDIFIMELASGQVRQLTNTPAIETEPSFSPDGSRIVFESDRAGTQQIYVMSASGGEATRISFGEGRYGAPIWSPRADLIAFTKILRGTFHIGVMRTDGSEERLLTSSFLDEGATWAPNGRVIAFFREVPGSEGGPGLYSVDITGRNLRRLPTPGFASDPSWSSLLP
- the tolR gene encoding protein TolR — encoded protein: MGASLSGGQRGGGGLRRGRRSKSRPIAEINVTPFVDVMLVLLIIFMVAAPLLTVGVPIELPETAATPLEQSEEEPLTIALAPGGTVMLQNSEVPRDQLVTLLAAVAAERTDNKVFLRADGAISYSEVMEVMGALNAAGFRDIGLVTDGGGPTLNGATE
- the tolQ gene encoding protein TolQ produces the protein METEVLAAASATDFSFWALFVRATVTVKLVMIVLVVASVWSWAIIVQKHINFRKARAEADEFEDAFWSGTPLDEVFDEVEAEPRDGAEKIFVAGMREWRRSHANDGGLIAGAQARIDRAMNVAIAREQDEITRGLGVLATVGSISPFVGLFGTVWGIKHSFEEIAIQQSTNLAVVAPGIAEALLATAIGLLAAIPAVVFYNKLSSDADAIGARYDSFAEEFSVILSRQLEAREA